In Microcaecilia unicolor chromosome 1, aMicUni1.1, whole genome shotgun sequence, the following are encoded in one genomic region:
- the LOC115469003 gene encoding putative nuclease HARBI1 — translation MDGGFFLAQLDFFPAMDYDHMQEEEVTETIVQHPVHVRPRRLPRPRVFRQRLVLEHMSDRKIVDDYRLTRTAIHQLYHEIRDDIDPTTHRSHAVPGLAKLLTVLQFLATGTFQHVLGGNSGVDQATVSRHLSQVLHALKKCVRQHIAFPTGEEEQRRVKQDFYKIARLPNVLGAIDCTHVALTPPADRELQYRNRKMGHSLNVQVVCDANLRIRDVVTRFPGSCHDSYILSNSALGRKFAEGQNQNGWLLGDAGYGLKTWLLTPLAVPRSDAEKRYNEAHIATRCTIERTFGVLKSRFRCLHISGGSLQYSPEKVADIVLVCCMLHNIALKHHLDIDIVVPPEVDIASSDRGTDASKGNAVRRKVIHDFFSEPRHP, via the exons ATGGATGGTGGGTTTTTCCTTGCACAGTTGGACTTTTTCCCTGCCATGGATTATGACCACATGCAGGAAGAGGAGGTAACAGAAACCATTGTACAACACCCTGTCCACGTTCGCCCACGCCGGCTCCCCCGCCCACGTGTGTTTCGTCAACGGCTGGTTCTGGAACACATGTCAGACAGAAAAATCGTGGATGACTACCGCTTGACCAGAACAGCTATACATCAACTGTACCATGAAATTAGAGATGATATTGACCCAACCACACATAGATCTCACGCAGTGCCTGGCCTTGCTAAGCTGCTTACTGTTCTGCAGTTCTTAGCCACAGGCACATTCCAGCATGTGTTAGGGGGTAACAGCGGCGTGGACCAGGCAACTGTTTCAAGACATCTTTCGCAG GTCCTGCACGCACTGAAAAAATGCGTTCGCCAGCACATAGCATTTCCCACAGGGGAAGAAGAACAGAGGAGGGTCAAGCAGGACTTCTACAAGATTGCGCGGTTACCCAATGTCCTAGGAGCTatagactgcacacatgttgccttGACCCCGCCTGCGGATCGAGAACTGCAGTATCGAAACCGCAAGATGGGACACTCGCTGAATGTGCAAGTGGTTTGTGATGCTAACCTTAGGATCCGTGATGTTGTTACACGTTTTCCAGGGAGCTGCCATGACTCTTACATATTGTCTAACAGTGCACTGGGAAGGAAGTTTGCAGAGGGGCAGAATCAAAACGGATGGCTTCTTG GGGATGCTGGATATGGGTTGAAAACATGGCTACTGACCCCGCTTGCAGTGCCCCGGTCTGATGCAGAGAAGCGTTACAACGAGGCACACATTGCAACAAGATGCACAATAGAGCGCACGTTTGGGGTATTGAAGAGCAGGTTTCGCTGCTTGCACATCTCTGGTGGCTCCCTGCAATACTCCCCTGAAAAGGTAGCTGACATAGTGCTTGTATGCTGCATGCTTCATAACATTGCACTGAAGCATCACCTTGACATCGACATTGTAGTCCCTCCAGAAGTGGACATTGCCTCCTCGGACAGAGGGACAGATGCAAGCAAGGGAAATGCTGTGCGCCGGAAGGTTATCCATGATTTCTTTTCTGAACCTCGCCATCCTTAG